TCCCCGAATAAAAAGCTTCCAAAGCCAACTTCACGGGCGTTACTGTCTGAAGGTTTCCAGCACAGGGACCCTTTTGTGGGTGTACCCTTCTAAACTGGCGGATACTGAAAAAAGTGGGAGAAATGGTGAACACTTTGATGTGTCTAGTACCCGGCCGTCCTACATACTGTGGAAGTGACGGCCCGTCACTAGTGATGGGATGTTCACTAGTTTGACCAATTCCCTGAGCATACCCAACACTCTTAAAACCCCTGGCAATTATATCCACCCGGTGAAGGTCAATGTCCTGGAAAGACAAGCTCGGCCTGGTTCACATTTACACCGGCAACGGGAAGGGGAAGACCACCGCGGCCTTCGGCCTCGCCGTGAGGATGCTCGGCTCCGGCGGAAAGGTGATAATCCTCCAGTTCATGAAGGCTCCCGATGTGTACGGCGAGCAGAAGAAGATAGCGGAGTGCGGCGCGGTCATAGAGTCCTTTGGCCTTCCAAAGTTCGTCCACGGCAAGCCCGAGCCCGACGACATAGAGGCGGCCAAAAAAGCTCTCCAGCGCGCGAAGGAAGTTGTCTCGAGCGGGGAATGGGACCTAGTGGTTCTCGACGAGATCTGCGTCGCCATGGGCTTCGGCATGCTCGATGTGGGGGAGGTTAGGGAGATGATCAAAAACAAGGCCCCCAACACTGAGCTGGTTCTGACCGGCCGCTACTGTCCTGAGGAGCTGTTCGAGCTTGCCGATTACGTGACGGAGATGAGGGAGGTGAAGCACCCCTACCAGAGGGGGATCCTGGCTAGGAAAGGTGTTGAGTTCTAACCCTTTCCTTCCTCCGGTTTCGACATTGACCGAAAAGCTTTTTAGTTAGGAAAGCTTAAGATAATCCGGGAGGATTTTAGTAACAATTCTTTAGAAAAGGGGGTGATAGAATGAGCGAGCTGATTCAGCAGATTGTGCAGGTTCTCAAGGAGCAGGTCGTCCAGGACACGGTCGTCCCGAGGAACATCAGGCGCGCCGCCGAGCAGGCCATCGAGGTCCTCCTCGACGAGAGCAAGGAGCCGGCCGTTAGAGCGGCCGATGCCATAGCAATCCTCGAGGAGATCAGCGAGGACCCGAACATGCCGATGCACACGAGGACCATCATCTGGGAGGTTCTCGGCGCCCTCGAGCAGGTGAAGTGAGCGTTTCCTTTTTACGCTCATTTATGTGTTTCTGCTCCTTCACTTGTCCCTTTTGCTCAGGTACCAGAGCTTCGCGCTCTCCTCAACGAGCTCCGCCTTGTAGAACGCCTCCCTGAGACTTCTCCCGACCGTAACCGTGCCGTGCCTCTCCATTATCACCGCATCGGCGTGGCAGAGGGCGTCGGCAACAACCTCCGCCAGCTCCTGGGTTCCCGCGGGTCTGAACGGGACTACTGGAATCCTTTTTAGGTATATCTCTGCCTCCGGCGTTATTACCGGTAGCTCCACGTCCACCGTGGTGGAGGCCGCTATGGCGTACGGCGGGTGCAGGTGAACAATCGCCCTGACGTCGGGCCTCCTCCTGTAGACCTCCAGGTGGAGCCTGTACTCGGAGGAAGGCCTAACTCCCGAAATCTGGTTTCCATCTATGCTCACCACCGCCACCTGTTCTCCAGTCATCTCGTCCATCACTGCCCCTGTGGCCTTGATAAAAACGAGACCCCCGCTCCTGACGCTCAGGTTTCCGCCAAAGGCGGCCGTCAAACCGCGCTCGTGGGCCTTTCTGGAGTACCTAACGAGCTGGGTTTTGATTGCCCTGCTCATTCTCCCACCACCTTCACCCCATAGCCGCAGTCCCTGCAGTAGGCTTTCTTCCCCTTCCAGGCGAGCTCTCCACCGCAGATGGGACAGACGTGGACGTCTCCCTCGCTCTTCCAGCGCTCGTGGGTCTTTGGGTCTATGACAAGGAAGAGGCCCTCACCGTCCTCCTCGAAGTGGCCCAGAACAGGGTTGCTCTCAAGCGTGAGGTTTTTCTCGTTTATTATCACGGGCTCGATCCCTATGTTTCCCTCGTACTCGAGGTCGTTGGCAGGAACTATCTCGACGATGAACGATTCCAGCTTCCTATCCCGGTACGCTATGACCTCCAGCGCGTCGCTCAGCTCTCCGCTCGAGGGTATGACGTCGATGACCACCGTTTCCCTGGGGAACGCTATGGCCACCAGGAATCTGCTCCGGAACACCGCCATGCTCCTGTCAAGGCAGCTCTCCTCCAGGCCCATCTCGCGAAGAACCGCCCTAAGCTCCTCTCCGTTCGGCAGTCGGCCCTTCTCCACGATGAACTCGCCGAGCTTTCTTGCCAGGGGCATCGCGAGGGTAACGGGTTCGTAGAGCTTCATGTCCTCACCCCACCTAACTCGGGAGAAAAATTTATAAACCTACCCGGGACACTATGGAACGGGCACGGGTCCCGCGGTAGCCTAGCCTGGGAGCGGCGGCGGACTGTAGATCCGCAGGTCCCCGGTTCAAATCCGGGCCGCGGGACCACCAGAAATCGCTTTTTTGAGTCGCTTTCCCGGCAGTCAGCCCTATCCTTTCCGCGGAAAAACTTTTAACCATCGGTGCCTTGTTAAACTGTGGTGTTTAAAATGTCGGCGAGGAGCTTTCTCACCGAGCAGCAGATTAAGATTCTCCGCCTCCGCGCCAGGGGGCTCAAGCAG
This Thermococcus cleftensis DNA region includes the following protein-coding sequences:
- the cobO gene encoding cob(I)yrinic acid a,c-diamide adenosyltransferase, which gives rise to MSWKDKLGLVHIYTGNGKGKTTAAFGLAVRMLGSGGKVIILQFMKAPDVYGEQKKIAECGAVIESFGLPKFVHGKPEPDDIEAAKKALQRAKEVVSSGEWDLVVLDEICVAMGFGMLDVGEVREMIKNKAPNTELVLTGRYCPEELFELADYVTEMREVKHPYQRGILARKGVEF
- a CDS encoding UPF0147 family protein; translated protein: MSELIQQIVQVLKEQVVQDTVVPRNIRRAAEQAIEVLLDESKEPAVRAADAIAILEEISEDPNMPMHTRTIIWEVLGALEQVK
- a CDS encoding aldolase codes for the protein MSRAIKTQLVRYSRKAHERGLTAAFGGNLSVRSGGLVFIKATGAVMDEMTGEQVAVVSIDGNQISGVRPSSEYRLHLEVYRRRPDVRAIVHLHPPYAIAASTTVDVELPVITPEAEIYLKRIPVVPFRPAGTQELAEVVADALCHADAVIMERHGTVTVGRSLREAFYKAELVEESAKLWYLSKRDK
- a CDS encoding FYVE zinc finger domain-containing protein, which produces MKLYEPVTLAMPLARKLGEFIVEKGRLPNGEELRAVLREMGLEESCLDRSMAVFRSRFLVAIAFPRETVVIDVIPSSGELSDALEVIAYRDRKLESFIVEIVPANDLEYEGNIGIEPVIINEKNLTLESNPVLGHFEEDGEGLFLVIDPKTHERWKSEGDVHVCPICGGELAWKGKKAYCRDCGYGVKVVGE